The window TGTCAGAATCCTCGAAGCACAGTCAGAGGGTGCAGAGTAGCAAGAATCTCCCATTCCAGCTTATTAACCATAGACACAGAGTTTTAACTCATTTGATAGCCTGACTCTTAACCTTGTCCACTCTAATTGGAAAACTcaaaaagctgttttatttgttgttatctATCGTCTGCCTGATCCTTATTAAGAGTTTCTATCTGGTTTCTTGGGCTTTTTATCTCATTTAGTCTTAGTTCAGATAAAGTAATTGTTGCGGGTGATTTCAACATTTGTGTAAATACTGAAAATGATAGATTAAACTAGACTCGACTCAGTTGGCTTCTCACAAAATGTGAAAGCATCCACACACCACTTTAATCCCACTTAGATCTTGTACTGACATATGagatagaaactgaacatttaacagtattCCCCAAAAACCATCTTTCCTCTGACCATTTCCTAAtaactttacatttacaataatggaTTATACAGCAATGGGGAAACATTTTATCAGAGtaaatgtctttctgaaagtgctgtaattAAGTTTAAGGATTCAATATAAAAGCCATCAcctgacccagctgtcttagctaatctCCAACCTTCATTTAATTATTGAAAGAGTAGTTTTAAAACTTCCAACTtgtcatctgcagaggaatgatttatctgaagagtttcagtccggtttcagagctcatcacagcacagaaacagctttagtgaaggttacaaatgatcttcctaagccctctgacagtggactcgtctctgtgcttgtcctgctagacttcagtgcagcgttcgatactgttgacgaTATTTTATTACAGCAATTAGAGCATGTCATAGGTATTaaaggtactgtgctgcagtggtttacaTCATTTCTATCTAATTGACTTCAATTGATTTAATTTGTAGTTTGAATCTGTTTAGTCTTTTTGtatatttcttcaaatgttgatttttttcatgATTCAGACTACTGTAAGCACACTGAGCACAAGGGGAAAGAAATGCCAAAGTGAAAAGGAGAGAGGAGATATTTCAGACAAATTAGAGCTACTAGAAACACTAAATTGTTGTGTAAATGACTAAATGACTCATGAAAACAGTGATTAAGAATATAAATGTTTTGTGATGTCACCTCTATTTGTAAAATTTTCCTTTCGGTCAGGAGCGCCGATAAGACAGATTCTCCTGATGTAGTCTGCGGGCAGAATGCATGATGCCATGATGTAAATCTGTGAATCCATTCAAAAAAGTGTATAAATCTGCTTGTCCAATGTAAAGAATAAACCAGTCTCTCCTGTGCAGTAAGTTAACCCTAGCCCTAACCTGGAGAGGTGGAAGAAAGGAGCACCAGAGGTTCTAATGGCAGAATGGGGGATTTAGTTGTTTTAGTAGTTTTTGCTGTTTCTGAGATGTTTGTAgctcaattcagttcagttccattttatttaaatggtgtcaaatcacaacaacagttgcctcaaggcgctcaactattttgaaaaacacacaaagaaaatggcaatTCAGCTTGTATAAATTATAAAGTTTGTGCTTTTTCAAAGCATTTCTTGTTTCATTACTTCCATATGACAGCAAATTAAGATTAcacatttgagttttttttctctcttcttgaCCTCTTCTTCCCTCCACAAATTGTTCCCTCTTTTCCTAAACCCATCTCCACTCACTCCCTGGTTCTCATGTTGACATCTGTTGTGGACCCCTCTGCCTCACTTCCTGCTCCATCTTCAGATGCCCTCTTGCTACAGGAATGCGCTGAACATTGTGGTCACCACCCTTTTTGCTGCGGTGGTCCTCTTCACCATTCTGTTGGCCTATGTTACAGGTTCATTTcaatcacaaacacaaaaagtatATGATAATTAAAACGTATGATCatatttactgattttttttcccttcttcatTGTGAAGGCTACCAGTTTATCCACACTGAGCAGCACCACCTTTCCTTTGGCCTATATGGTGCCTTCCTCTCCCTCCACCTCTTTCTCCAGAGCCTCTTTGCATTCTTGGAGCATCGGCGGATGAGGAGTCCTGCCCGACCTCAACACCTCCGTCGTTCCGTGGCCCTCTGCATCGCAGCTTATCAAGAGGACCCAGACTACCTAAGGAAGTGCCTCCACAGCATCTGCCGAATCTCTTTTCCAGGCTTGAAGGTGGTGCTGGTTGTGGATGGAAATAGACCCGAGGACCGCTACATGATGGACATTTTCCATGAAGTGATGGGAGGAGCGGACCAGGCTGGCAGCATGGTGTGGAAGGGGAACTATCACAGGGACGGTAGTGGAGGTGGGGGGAAAAGCACAGCGCACATGGAAGAGATGGCACAGGTGTCAAGGATGGTCAGAGGTTGCCGCTATTCTTGCATTATGCAGGAGTGGGGAGGTAAAAGGGAGGTGATGTACACTGCCTTCAAAGCGCTGGGGGACAGTGTGGATTATGTGCAGGTAAGGGCTACACAGACACCATCACATATATGTACATTTGCAATGGCAAAAGATTCATTTGAACAATTTAGGCTGACCTAATGTATAATCTGAATGTTCATCCTGACCACTTATTATGATCTGCATAGTTTGTATAGTCATTCTGACCACTTAGCTACTAACCACGGTAATGTAAAACGGGATGGCTACAGGAGGTACAGCAGgccatctactaatcagaagacTGGcagttcaatccctggctgtcCAGCCTGTATGCCAGATATTaaacccaagttgctctccaataCATCCATTTTTGAATGCCAGAGAACCATGTTTGACAACAGATGCCATAACCTGCACTTATGTCTACCTGTGCTAGCTGTTTCTTCTGAACtacatgctaatgctaacacaCTAATGTTAAAAACTGGGCAAAATACTGCCTTAGTGCAAGAAGCACATAAGTTCTATGTGACCTTCCTGTTTCCCCCCACCCCCTTTTTATAGAAGGGCCCCAAACTAATTTGAATTCTCTACTTCCTGTATTCTACTCCAAATAGCTGGCAGCTATCAATTTGACTAATTTTAGTATATTAATTGATCATGCTAACATAACTGTAGTATTGCAGCTGAGGCTGTTAGGAATCCCAATTTTGTAGATGCTAATTTGTCAGCACCAATTATAACGCATGACTTTTCTTACATTAACTCTGTGAAATGTGTTGTCAGCAGTATAAAATCCTGCACACCCAAAAATGACCTCTTTtgtatttaacctcctaagacccgaactcttccacaacatgcatttttaatttctctttgatatttgggcatattggggcccaatgaatgtaaaaacaaagaattaccagatatttttctttaccttatttttgtttttaagaaaaatgagagccacaaatgaggatattcatttaaaattttgatagaacagtagcagtataatgtccttgtaagtggatatcaggcccatgtagagcaaaattgagtattttggtctaaataacccaaaatgtgatgtccacatatgtggacgccaggtcctaggaggttaacaTGGCAGTAACATtacttgtgatttttttcataGTAAAAATAAACCATCTGTTTATTAGAAGAATGAAATCCTTCACCATCCGCGAAGGACTTGCAATGTAATGTAAACCAAGCATGAAATCCTAACTACTTTACACAAGTAATAGTCAAGCAGGACTGTTGAAACTGTTGTTGGTGTTGTTTAACTGCTCATGGAAAGACTTTCCGGGTCTGCATCCAGACCTGTGGGTTAATGTTGGATATTTAGTTCCTTCTTCATAGCCAACTGTTGCACGCCTTTGTCCTTGCTGAGGGTAAAGGTCGTGTCCACAGCTGACCAAGGTGCATTGAAATTACAGAGAACCAGCTGGGATGTTTGTCAGCAGCCTCTCATTTTTCTCCTGGATTTTACGATCAATACCAGCCTGTGTTTGGCAACACCTGGGTTCTTAGACAGCTGGTTGTAATTGTCTGAGCCCGTGTTTAACCCCCACTAGGCctcaccttttgttttttatgttgtcttttttttccccaggtgTGTGATTCAGACACAGTTTTAGACCCAGCATGTACCATAGAAATGCTCAAGATCCTGGAGGAAGATCCAATGGTGGGAGGGGTTGGTGGAGACGTGCAGGTAAAACAGCACTGCAGAGGAGAAGTGAAATGAGAAAGTCATCTTGAATTTCCTCTCTTGTTATTGATTAAACTCAATATCTAAATATCAGAGTCACAGAATATGGAACCCTTTATGCATCAAAATGGCTTTTATCTTCTTTATTACACTGCGTCTGTGAGTATGCAGTTCATTTTTGCATCAAAGTACAGGGCAAACTTCAGATTGCTAATATGCTCGCttatgcccaaaccacctcaactggctcctttcaaggtggaggagtagcagctcCATAGCGGTGGGTGTTGTTGgactccgccagggctgccctttgtcaccgattgtCACTTTGCCTTCTAGTGTACTTTAAAATATCACAACAATTGGAAATGCCATAGACAGCTCTAAATCCTTCTCAGTCATACAGTTATCCTTTTACATTGAACACATGTAAAAATAGGAGATATTGTGATTTGGCAAGCAGCCCTACAACTAACTGCCGGATGGCTTTCACTGCAAAACAAGGCCTTGTTAAATCATTCAAAGACAGACAATCCATTTTCTTTGTCCTTGGCATGGCTATTAACACAGCAGTGGCCGTCATTCACAAAGAACCGTTCTAGGCACTTCAACGAAAAACTGAAATTATAGCTAGCCTAGCAAGTGCCAGATGCCAGTCGTATCCAGACTGAAGTTATAACAACATTTGCATCATGAGTAGATGCTTTCCCTTGTTGTCAGAAGACCATGGCTATATTGTGAAGCTGGAAGGCTCTACCTGAAATGCAAATTGGTCTCATGGTGTGCTCAAAAATTAgtcaatcaataaataaaaaataaaaagcaagagAGGCTGGAATAGACTTACCAGTAGCTGGGGGACATAACGAAAggagataaaaagaaaagcacGTAACATCAGCTTCACatccaaagtgctgtacaataaaGGAAATGCCAAAGGGGAATCCACACTGTTACTAGCTCATCTTTCTGTAGCCAATTCCAGCAACTAAGAGGACTGAACAAGATAATTAGTATTCACAAAGCTGAACTTGACAGCTATGGACACTCAGCCCAAAAACCAAGTGCTCAGTCAGGCCTCAAATAAGGACACTGTAATGCCAGTTCCACCCACAATCCATTGCTCAACAATCTCTCCGTAAAGGCAATGGCAGGTCTGCACCTCCTATGGCAGCCCAAGTCCATAGGACAACTCTGAACAAAAGTCCCACACTAGCTGCTGCTCAAATCAGGCAATTTTACAAGTAGACAGTTCAGTGAGCTACATTTAGGTGAATCATCAGAAGCAAAACACTGTAGGCAGAATAATCTGGAAAAATCCTCGCAGACAAAACTACTTAAGCAACCGTTACAGGCAAGACGGCAGGTCTGAGAACAGGCCGTGTCAACTGTGGCCATTGCAGGCTATATATCCATATATAGTATGGCTGCAATGTCAGAAGGCGTCAGCTGGAAACAGaatcctaaaaataaaaatcatatatCGTATATCTAACTAATAAGCATACTGTCTTCAAAGCTACTCACCAGAGTGAAAGGACAGTGTGTCACAAATTAGTTATATTGAAGCTCCACAACGGCTGGAAATGGCACACTACAAACAAAAGTGTGGGTAAGCTGTCATAACGCTAATAATTTAAGCCGACAGAATCAAGTGAACAGACATGCAGCCTACCTATAGCGGGTTAACCTCATATATTGCGACAGCCAAAATCATGCTCCAGAAAGAGAGACATGAGAAACAGAGCAGGGAGCATAACCAGCCCAGCTACAGCCACAACCTTAAATAACATAAAGTTTTACATTAATTAATGTAAAGGAGTTTAATGAGTTAGATAGATTAATTAGAAATTTAATGAGTTAGATACAGAAATGAGCTGTATCTAACTCAGAAAAGTGGGCTAACCATGcatatttttgcacatttgaaaTACTCAAATGTAAAATCCTCACAGAAAAAAACTACAatgcaaaaatgtataaaactacatttgaaaTGTCATCTAGGTCCTGAAAATGtgtctattttattctatttatatcgGGGACAAAAAAAGGTGAAGGCTCCTTGGAGAGTTTCAAGACAATATTCCctaaacctgaaaaaaaaaggaaaagttgaTGGAAAAATCTTAGTTTTCAGTAACTGTTAAGATACAATGAAACCTGACTgtgattttcctttctttcaatCTTTAATATATTCTTATGCACTTTCCTATCTTCCAGATACTCAACAAGTACGACTCATGGATCTCCTTCTTAAGCAGTGTGCGCTACTGGATGGCCTTCAACATTGAGCGTGCGTGCCAGTCCTACTTTGGCTGTGTCCAGTGTATCAGTGGCCCTCTCGGGATGTACAGGAACTCCTTGCTACAGCACTTCTTGGAGCCATGGTACCATCAGACCTTTTTAGGCTCCAAGTGCAGCTTTGGAGATGACCGCCACCTCACCAATCGGGTGCTTAGCTTTGGGTACAAGACAAAATTCACAGCTCGATCACAGTGTCAGACTGAGACACCAACCCAGTATCTGCGTTGGCTCAACCAGCAGACTCGATGGAGCAAGTCTTACTTTCGTGAATGGCTCTACAATGCCTTGTGGTTCCATAAACACAGCCTCTGGATGACTTATGAATCCATGGTCACTGGCTTCTTCCCGTTCTTCTTGGTTGCTACAGTCATCCATCTCTTCTATCGTGGACGGCTGTGGAATATCCTGCTCTTCTTATTGACAGTCCAGTTGGTCGGGATGGTGAAGGCGACCTACGCCTGTTTTTTGCGTGGCAGTCTGGTCATGATCTTCATGTCACTTTACTCACTTCTCTACATGTCCAGCCTTCTTCCTGCCAAAATATTTGCCTTGCTTACCATAAACAAGGCTGGATGGGGCACATCAGGCCGCAGGAAGATTGTGGTCAACTTCATTGGAGCTGTGCCAGTTACAGTTTGGGCTATGGTGCTGCTTGGAGGTGTGGCATATACAGTTTACTGTGAAACACAGGAGCCATTCAGTGAGACTGAGAAAGCCTTATTGATAGCAGGGACGATACTCTACGCCTGCTACTGGCTTATTCTTGTGGTACTGTACTTGGCAATTGTAGCCAAACGGTGTAATAAGAGGGAAGAACAGTATCATCTGCCATATGAAGAGGCCTAAACTGGAAATATTGCTTGTCTGAGTTTCACTGCAGTATGATTCGAGCAAGGTCTCTACTCACCTTGCCGGAACAATAAACATTGAACAAGGAACACACATCTTCATCGCTGGTGCTACAACACTGTGATTCTTAAATTTGAGAAGCATGACTCTAGTTGTGGGGACTTATAGATCCATACAGTTCTTCCATTTATCCCATTTTTATGGTGCTTCACAGTGAAAACCTTAACCAAGCAGAATAGGTCGTAATGTTATAAAATATCCATATACTTGCTATGAAAAACATCAGGTAATTGATGGGTACAGGTTGCTTTTTGTAATGAAAAGTGTCATAcagtgttttacatttttttttagaatacaTGTGAAACTTTTATATTTAAGATGTTTACTTAGATTAGTCAGAGCACCTGCTTTGGAAAAGATTAGGGAGGCTCAGTAGGTGTAGATTCCAGACAGAGACAgagtaaattttaaaaaaatatgaaactgCCAACAAATTCAACTGAAGatgtgtttaacatggaagagaggaagagatgAATTTGTCCTGGCCAGTCAgcatgaatttaaaaatatagaGAAGTAGGAAGTAGGAAGAGAGTCTTtaagaaataaacagaaaatacactAGTGTCTGAGttatacataaaaatacagccATACTCTGTAACATCCTAAGATCTGTACAGTtggtgcatgaaaaaaaaattacataaatattCAGTGTCTTAATTTCGCTACTTCCATTTTTACTATTTATACTTTAATAGTATATACATTATACTATGTATCTACTAGTGTAGTGTGTGAATTTCAGTAAAGTAACATTGTCTCAAattgtctgtgtaggttctcagtcgtCCAGGTGATgataatctaaggagcttggaaagaaatcatctggacttctttaagtttctttaaGACTTTTAACCTCtgatctgagaagcttcttcagttccacTGGTCATTCACAGTGGGCATAGATGAATGATCATCTTTGTAAAGAGGGgatggcttacgacaccaactgtctgccactTACTATGCAGTTCTGCGTTCCCTTCCCAGGCGCCTCACCCTCCACTTAGCTCTTGCATCAGGTGATCTCAGTGGGTCAGATAATAGGGTAAGACAAGGCCTCACAATGGTTTCAACCGAAGCCTCTGCTGATAGTGACCTTTTTTCGCACCTTGCCGCGTGTTGTGAGGCACGAGATCAAGTtagttttagaactgaagaagcttctcagataagatgtgaaacgtcttcaagtaattaagaagtccagtcactttctttccaagccaTTTAGATCATTGTCTCAGATTACAAACAGTAAATTGTAAAGGTAACAAAAATAATGTTTGTAAGGTTTTACCATGATTGTGCACCAGCTGCCACCTTTTGTAATAATTTGAAACATGTTGATCCTAAGATGATACATATTGCTAAATTCATCACCAAACACCACCATAACGTGTTGTGTTAGTGCTTGAAAAAGATCTGCTGTGTTTACCTCATTGATTAGCATGGCCCCATAGCATTCCACTAAAGATGCTTTTTCACACTGATTAGTTTAACTCTCTTTCAGTTCTGTAGCCAAGAGTAGATTAAAATAGTATAGTTCACTCTTAGCTTTGACCAGTACCTGTAGGGCTCTTGAGATTTGGCAGGTGGGTGAACCACAAGATTTAGTTTATCAGTGCAGGGAAAAATTATTCTCAAATTAATATTTGCTTTGAACTTGAGTAACAGCAAGAAGAGATTTAGACAAATGAGGAATTGCAAGAAACATTACTAATATAGCTTCAAACAGTCATGGAAAGCTGTTACATTATTAAAACTGTTATACTGTTATTAGGCCAGCTAGCATATCTCCCCATGTGAAGACCCTAAATGTATTTAGTTAAGATGCATACATACAGTGAtatgaaaaagtattttcccGTCCcagatttcctgttttttgcatgtttgtcacacttaaatattTAGgattatcaaacaaatttaaatattagacaaacataacacaagtaaacacaaaatgtagtTTCTTAAATTCAGCCGTTCATAAGTGGACTGGCTGGTGCGTTTTGGGTCAtcgtcctgctgcagaacccaagTGCGCTTTACTTTGAGGTCATGAACAGGTGgccggacattctccttcaggatgttttgaTAGACAGCAGAATTCTCTGTTTACCACATCAAGTCTTCAGGTCctgaggcagcaaaacagccccagaccatcacactaccagtaccatattttactgttggtatgatgttccttttctgaaatgctgttACTTTTATGTCAGATATAATGGGACAcacaccttccaaaaagtttaacttttgtctcatcagtccacagagtatTTTCCCAAATGTCCTgaggatcatcaagatgttttctggTAAAACTGAGATGAGCCTTTATGTTCCTTTTGCTCCGCAGTGCTTTTCATATTAAAACTCTGCCATGCAGgccatttttttctgtctctttcttaTGGTGGAGTCGTgacactgaccttaactgaggcaagtgaggcctgcagttctttaggtgttgttctggggtcttttgtgacctcctggatgagtcatcaATGTGCTCTTAGGGTAATTTAGGTCGGccggccactcctgggaaggttcaaaACTGTTCCGTGTTTTcgccatttgtggataatggctcttaTTGTTGGCTAGAGTC is drawn from Pelmatolapia mariae isolate MD_Pm_ZW linkage group LG7, Pm_UMD_F_2, whole genome shotgun sequence and contains these coding sequences:
- the has3 gene encoding hyaluronan synthase 3; the protein is MPSCYRNALNIVVTTLFAAVVLFTILLAYVTGYQFIHTEQHHLSFGLYGAFLSLHLFLQSLFAFLEHRRMRSPARPQHLRRSVALCIAAYQEDPDYLRKCLHSICRISFPGLKVVLVVDGNRPEDRYMMDIFHEVMGGADQAGSMVWKGNYHRDGSGGGGKSTAHMEEMAQVSRMVRGCRYSCIMQEWGGKREVMYTAFKALGDSVDYVQVCDSDTVLDPACTIEMLKILEEDPMVGGVGGDVQILNKYDSWISFLSSVRYWMAFNIERACQSYFGCVQCISGPLGMYRNSLLQHFLEPWYHQTFLGSKCSFGDDRHLTNRVLSFGYKTKFTARSQCQTETPTQYLRWLNQQTRWSKSYFREWLYNALWFHKHSLWMTYESMVTGFFPFFLVATVIHLFYRGRLWNILLFLLTVQLVGMVKATYACFLRGSLVMIFMSLYSLLYMSSLLPAKIFALLTINKAGWGTSGRRKIVVNFIGAVPVTVWAMVLLGGVAYTVYCETQEPFSETEKALLIAGTILYACYWLILVVLYLAIVAKRCNKREEQYHLPYEEA